One part of the Alistipes onderdonkii genome encodes these proteins:
- a CDS encoding fimbrillin family protein: MKHKPIFRLALLALLLAGCGKDTTELPEGPETPATGGDAIVCRLSIGNEAPDPTDETRTAYGPLQDGYYPIYWRNADRVGIICPQTTPQWAEVEVSVSGATESEADLSDTGMQWGSSPSYDFYAFYPADAVQANSGSIVATAIPAVQTYHNGECNMQYAYMAACTQGVERGAEVPFRFRPLMTTVTIQVGFSEAAEVQKLVLSSENGPIAGGFTFDIETDRCSVIPGKGSNVLALHLMSGDVPYIQLSAGSKVAVTAFMLPQDIEGLTLSAVTTQGRTYSYTTPATLRAGHRYSFTIGDMQAQAQQTSEDYSDWMAYLPDNTYLSQVSIPGSHDACTIYGSHYEYKGGMPSERYHFKWLQNVVFGYMNTTKIIKAQELSIEEQLAAGVRMFDLRPSSSSSSARDLPIHHGIAPLGDPTLGSYAPGSSGRQELSPFMLSHLLDRFVRFLDEHPGETVLVHMKYENTSTSANKTGWDKSVVCLINSHCSGYVADFHPLMTLADARGKILFMIREDYKSSNNGRYFGAYLNWTDDKVVFDTTLSGNGVGQAPIRVNDLYNIKNGASDGKTKYAAIDECIAYTYNTDDPTRWCMNYVSCYDTAHCSVSGISLFGAVGDYDYCANKYNRYTADKIDSYDFRGNVGIVLMDFAAASHATMTYGQTYSNMQVYGDDLVRAVICNNNKWNLRRNE, from the coding sequence ATGAAACACAAACCTATTTTCCGACTCGCGCTGCTCGCGCTCCTGCTGGCCGGTTGCGGAAAGGATACGACAGAACTGCCCGAAGGGCCCGAAACACCCGCGACAGGGGGCGATGCCATCGTCTGCCGGTTGTCGATCGGCAATGAAGCGCCCGACCCCACGGACGAAACCCGTACGGCTTACGGCCCGCTACAGGACGGTTATTACCCGATCTATTGGCGCAATGCCGACCGCGTGGGAATCATCTGTCCGCAGACGACCCCGCAATGGGCGGAGGTCGAAGTCAGCGTCTCCGGGGCGACCGAAAGCGAAGCCGACCTGAGCGACACGGGAATGCAGTGGGGGAGCAGTCCCAGCTACGATTTTTACGCCTTCTATCCGGCAGACGCCGTCCAGGCCAACAGCGGCTCGATCGTCGCGACGGCAATCCCGGCCGTACAGACCTACCACAACGGCGAATGCAACATGCAGTACGCCTATATGGCGGCATGCACCCAAGGGGTGGAACGCGGCGCGGAGGTACCCTTCAGATTCCGCCCGCTGATGACCACGGTTACGATCCAGGTGGGATTCTCGGAGGCCGCGGAGGTACAGAAGCTCGTGCTGTCGAGCGAAAACGGCCCCATAGCGGGCGGCTTCACGTTCGACATCGAAACCGACCGGTGCTCGGTTATCCCGGGCAAGGGATCGAACGTGCTGGCCCTGCACCTGATGTCGGGGGACGTCCCCTATATCCAGCTCAGCGCAGGGTCGAAGGTCGCGGTCACGGCGTTCATGCTGCCGCAGGACATCGAAGGGCTCACGCTCTCCGCCGTCACCACGCAGGGCAGAACATACAGCTACACAACCCCGGCAACGCTCAGGGCCGGGCACCGTTATTCGTTCACGATCGGCGACATGCAGGCACAGGCGCAACAGACCTCGGAAGATTATTCCGACTGGATGGCCTACCTGCCCGACAACACCTACCTGTCGCAGGTTTCCATCCCCGGGTCGCACGACGCCTGCACGATCTACGGTTCGCACTACGAGTACAAAGGCGGGATGCCCAGCGAAAGATACCACTTCAAATGGTTGCAGAACGTCGTATTCGGCTATATGAACACGACCAAGATCATCAAGGCACAGGAGCTATCCATCGAAGAGCAGCTTGCGGCCGGGGTTCGCATGTTCGACCTGCGCCCCTCCTCGTCGAGCTCCTCGGCGCGCGACCTCCCGATCCATCACGGCATAGCCCCGCTGGGCGACCCGACGCTGGGCAGCTACGCCCCGGGCAGCTCCGGCCGCCAGGAGCTTTCGCCCTTCATGCTTTCGCACCTGCTCGACCGTTTCGTGCGATTCCTCGACGAACATCCGGGCGAGACGGTGCTCGTGCATATGAAATACGAGAACACGAGCACCAGCGCCAATAAGACGGGGTGGGACAAAAGCGTGGTCTGCCTGATCAACTCGCATTGCAGCGGGTATGTGGCCGACTTCCACCCCCTGATGACGCTGGCCGACGCCCGCGGCAAGATACTCTTCATGATCCGCGAGGATTACAAATCGTCGAACAACGGCCGGTATTTCGGCGCCTACCTGAACTGGACGGACGACAAGGTGGTTTTCGACACGACGCTCAGCGGCAACGGCGTGGGGCAGGCCCCGATCCGCGTGAACGACCTCTACAACATCAAGAACGGGGCATCGGACGGCAAGACCAAGTATGCGGCCATCGACGAGTGCATCGCCTATACCTATAATACGGACGACCCGACGCGGTGGTGCATGAATTATGTCAGCTGCTACGACACGGCCCATTGCAGCGTGTCGGGGATCAGCCTGTTCGGCGCCGTGGGCGACTACGACTACTGCGCGAACAAGTACAACAGGTATACGGCCGACAAGATCGACAGCTACGATTTCCGCGGGAACGTCGGCATCGTGCTGATGGACTTCGCGGCGGCATCGCACGCCACGATGACCTACGGGCAGACCTACTCGAACATGCAGGTCTACGGCGACGACCTGGTCAGGGCCGTGATCTGCAACAATAACAAGTGGAACCTGCGGCGCAACGAATAA
- the rho gene encoding transcription termination factor Rho, producing MQDLKALEGKSLVELREIAKAIGIGDTTLKKRELIEKIAGSSASEGVPAENKEKRGRGRKKEAPATEMQQTAPAAEPAAAKAETAPETVPQAPRSRRPRITNTKTENTAPAQRPPVTVAETPAEPELPMESAPAPAPAAEAVQAPREEKAEPKRRGRKPKAQAQAQEEAAEPAAATPPAAQAAQATPAAAADAQSFDGEVITKDDFAGEIEGEGVLEIMPDGYGFLRSADYNYLNSPDDIYVSPSQIKLFGLKPGDTVNGAIRPPKEGEKYFPLVRVNEINGLAPEFIRDRVQFEFMTPLFPSEKFCLTGNGHNNMSTRVVDLFSPIGKGQRALIVAQPKTGKTVLMQSIINAIADNHPEVYIIVLLIDERPEEVTEMARNSKAEVVASTFDEQASRHVKVAEMVLDKAKRMVECGHDVVIFLDSITRLARAYNSVQPASGKVLSGGVDANALHKPKRFFGAARNTEEKGSLTIIATALIDTGSKMDEVIFEEFKGTGNMELQLDRKLANKRVYPAVDVIASGTRREDLLLPRDVMNRTWVLRKYLSDMTPVEAMEFLQKQMGMTNTNEEFLATMNH from the coding sequence ATGCAGGATTTGAAAGCGCTCGAAGGGAAAAGTCTCGTCGAACTGCGTGAAATAGCAAAAGCTATCGGTATCGGGGACACCACATTGAAGAAGCGCGAACTGATTGAGAAAATCGCCGGGAGCTCCGCTTCCGAAGGCGTCCCCGCAGAAAATAAAGAGAAGAGAGGACGGGGCAGAAAAAAGGAAGCTCCCGCAACGGAAATGCAACAGACGGCACCCGCAGCCGAACCTGCCGCCGCAAAGGCGGAAACCGCTCCCGAAACCGTTCCCCAGGCCCCGCGCAGCCGCCGGCCGCGCATCACCAATACGAAGACCGAAAACACCGCTCCGGCACAGCGTCCGCCCGTAACGGTCGCCGAAACCCCCGCCGAGCCGGAGCTCCCGATGGAAAGCGCCCCGGCACCTGCACCAGCGGCAGAAGCCGTACAGGCACCCCGCGAGGAGAAGGCGGAGCCCAAGCGCCGTGGCCGCAAGCCCAAGGCACAGGCACAGGCACAGGAAGAGGCAGCAGAACCCGCCGCCGCGACACCCCCGGCTGCCCAGGCAGCCCAGGCTACCCCGGCAGCAGCAGCCGATGCGCAATCCTTCGACGGCGAGGTGATCACCAAGGACGATTTCGCCGGGGAGATCGAGGGCGAAGGCGTGCTGGAGATCATGCCCGACGGATACGGGTTCCTGCGTTCGGCCGACTACAACTACCTGAACTCGCCCGACGACATTTACGTTTCGCCGTCGCAGATCAAACTCTTCGGGCTGAAGCCCGGCGACACGGTGAACGGCGCCATACGCCCGCCGAAGGAGGGGGAGAAATATTTTCCGCTGGTACGCGTGAACGAGATCAACGGCCTGGCGCCGGAGTTCATCCGCGACCGCGTACAGTTCGAATTCATGACGCCGCTCTTCCCGAGCGAGAAGTTCTGCCTCACGGGCAACGGACACAACAACATGTCGACGCGCGTGGTCGACCTCTTTTCGCCCATCGGCAAGGGGCAGCGCGCACTGATCGTAGCACAGCCCAAGACGGGTAAGACGGTGCTCATGCAGTCGATCATCAACGCCATCGCCGACAACCATCCCGAAGTATACATCATCGTGCTGCTGATCGACGAGCGTCCGGAGGAGGTGACCGAGATGGCCCGCAACTCCAAGGCCGAGGTCGTGGCATCGACCTTCGACGAACAGGCGTCGCGCCATGTGAAAGTCGCGGAAATGGTACTCGACAAGGCCAAGCGCATGGTCGAATGCGGACACGACGTGGTGATCTTCCTCGACTCGATCACCCGTCTGGCACGTGCCTACAACTCCGTCCAGCCCGCATCGGGCAAAGTGCTCTCGGGCGGTGTGGATGCCAACGCGCTCCACAAACCCAAGCGTTTCTTCGGTGCAGCCCGCAACACGGAGGAGAAAGGGTCGCTGACGATCATCGCCACGGCACTGATCGACACCGGTTCGAAGATGGACGAGGTGATTTTCGAAGAGTTCAAGGGCACGGGCAACATGGAGCTCCAACTCGACCGCAAGCTCGCCAACAAACGTGTCTACCCGGCAGTCGACGTCATCGCATCGGGTACGCGCCGCGAAGACCTGCTCCTGCCGCGCGACGTGATGAACCGCACGTGGGTGCTGCGCAAATACCTTTCGGACATGACGCCCGTCGAGGCCATGGAGTTCCTCCAGAAGCAGATGGGAATGACCAACACCAACGAGGAGTTCCTCGCCACGATGAACCATTAA
- a CDS encoding S1/P1 nuclease, with protein MKNLIILLSCLLFAGSVYGWGQKGHDVTAYIAECHLTPEAAQKIDKVLNGHSPVYYCNWMDIASHTPEYNYTKTWHYLNIDEGQTLETMPRNPKGDVLTAVTALVAELKAGGLAPEAETEKLKMLIHLVGDMHCPMHTGRLSDIGGNQRPVLMFGRKTNLHSAWDSAILEAGHKWSYTEWQEQIDRLTDDEAALVQAGEPQDWLKETHAICVGIYEDSPEGTKISYDYVDKYTPVIEQQLVRGGYRLARLLNEIYR; from the coding sequence ATGAAAAACCTGATTATCCTGCTGTCATGCCTGCTGTTCGCCGGCAGCGTATACGGATGGGGACAAAAGGGGCACGACGTCACGGCCTACATCGCAGAGTGCCACCTCACGCCCGAAGCCGCCCAGAAGATCGACAAGGTGCTCAACGGCCATTCGCCCGTGTACTATTGCAACTGGATGGACATTGCCAGCCACACCCCCGAATACAATTACACCAAGACGTGGCACTACCTGAACATCGACGAGGGCCAAACTCTCGAAACGATGCCCCGGAACCCCAAAGGCGACGTGCTGACGGCCGTCACGGCGCTCGTCGCCGAGCTCAAGGCCGGCGGGCTGGCGCCCGAGGCGGAGACCGAGAAACTCAAAATGCTGATCCACCTGGTCGGCGACATGCACTGCCCGATGCACACGGGGCGCCTGTCGGATATCGGCGGCAACCAGCGCCCGGTGCTGATGTTCGGCCGCAAGACGAACCTCCACTCGGCCTGGGACTCGGCGATCCTCGAAGCCGGGCACAAGTGGAGCTACACCGAGTGGCAGGAACAGATCGACCGCCTGACGGACGACGAGGCGGCACTGGTACAGGCCGGGGAGCCGCAGGACTGGCTGAAGGAGACCCATGCGATCTGCGTCGGCATCTACGAGGACAGCCCCGAAGGGACGAAAATATCCTACGATTACGTGGACAAATACACGCCCGTCATCGAGCAGCAGCTCGTCCGGGGCGGTTACCGGCTGGCACGCCTGCTGAACGAGATTTACCGCTGA